The following proteins come from a genomic window of Bactrocera tryoni isolate S06 chromosome 1, CSIRO_BtryS06_freeze2, whole genome shotgun sequence:
- the LOC120776606 gene encoding tubulin alpha-1 chain, whose protein sequence is MSSRGEIIQIHIGQAGVQIANACWELYCLEHGIMANGALCQMPNDDSFLTFFGISGMALKVVPRIVIVDTEPTVIDEIRTGAYRYLFHPDTLISGKEDAGSNFARGYNLLGHDLIDRTMDAIRRVAEQCRNLRGFLIFRAIGGGTGSGFGTLLLEKLADAYGRKTTKAEFLVFPSPSLSPIIVEPYNALLATHYSMDYVDVSFIVDNEALYEICDTKLGVSAPTYTNLNRIIGQVVSAFTASQRFYGTNNVSFEEFQTNLVPYPRIHYPLLTYAPLVPVSKFPYVNSNVEQLTQSCFHPGSQMVRCNPTLGKYMACVLLYRGDVSPNDINSSIQHIKSSRTARFVDWTPTGFKIGVNAMPPVFVPGGDLAPTSRAVCAISNNTIIRSAWCRLVSKYDKLYNRRAFVYHFVGEGMEEGSLSEASQNVCQLVADYYEVESSARSSVTQDDNDN, encoded by the exons ATGTCAAGCCGC GGCGAAATTATACAAATTCATATTGGACAAGCTGGAGTACAAATAGCAAATGCCTGTTGGGAGTTATATTGTCTCGAACATGGAATCATGGCAAATGGCGCACTGTGTCAAATGCCGAACGACGATTCGTTTCTCACATTTTTCGGCATCTCAGGCATGGCGCTAAAAGTGGTGCCGCGCATTGTGATCGTCGACACGGAGCCAACTGTTATTG ATGAAATACGCACGGGCGCCTACAGATACCTCTTTCATCCGGATACACTCATAAGCGGCAAAGAGGATGCAGGCAGCAATTTTGCACGCGGCTACAATCTACTGGGTCACGATCTCATCGATCGCACGATGGACGCTATACGGCGAGTGGCAGAGCAGTGTCGGAATTTACGTGGTTTTCTTATATTTCGCGCCATTGGTGGCGGCACCGGTTCCGGTTTCGGCACGTTGTTGCTGGAAAAGTTGGCCGATGCCTATGGGAGGAAGACTACGAAGGCTGAGTTTCTAGTATTTCCATCACCCTC ACTTTCGCCTATTATTGTTGAACCGTATAATGCCCTGTTGGCCACACACTATTCCATGGACTATGTGGATGTGTCCTTCATTGTAGATAACGAAGCTTTGTATGAAATCTGCGATACGAAGCTTGGTGTTTCAGCGCCCACATATACCAATTTAAACCGTATTATAGGACAG GTTGTCTCCGCATTCACAGCGTCGCAGCGTTTTTATGGCACAAACAATGTATCCTTTGAGGAGTTCCAAACAAATCTTGTGCCTTACCCACGCATACACTATCCATTGCTTACATACGCGCCGCTGGTACCAGTCAGCAAGTTTCCCTATGTGAACAGTAATGTTGAACAACTGACCCAGTCCTGCTTCCATCCGGGCAGTCAAATGGTGCGTTGTAATCCGACGCTCGGCAAGTATATGGCTTGTGTGCTCCTTTACCGAGGCGATGTTTCACCGAACGACATCAACTCCTCCATCCAACATATTAAATCATCACGTACTGCTCGTTTCGTGGATTGGACGCCGACTGGGTTCAAAATAGGCGTTAATGCCATGCCGCCGGTGTTTGTACCGGGCGGCGATCTAGCCCCTACATCTCGTGCCGTCTGTGCGATTTCCAACAATACCATCATTCGCAGTGCTTGGTGTCGGCTGGTTAGTAAGTATGATAAGTTGTACAATCGACGTGCCTTCGTGTATCATTTTGTGGGAGAGGGCATGGAGGAGGGCAGTCTGTCGGAAGCCTCGCAAAACGTTTGCCAGCTCGTGGCTGACTATTATGAGGTGGAATCATCAGCACGCAGTTCAGTGACGCAAGACGACAATGacaattaa